The region CGGAGCTGACCTACTAATCGCGTGCTGGCCGATCTGATGGGTGTGTGTCAGGAGCGTTTGCGGGAGAGGGCGGTGTGGTTCGGAGGGTCAGTGGACGTGCAAACGGAGCTGACCTACTAATCGCGTGATGGCCGATCTGAAGGGTGGGTGTCAGCACCGTTTGCGGGAGAGGGCGGTTTGGATTGCCGGGGCAGTGGACGTGCAAACGGAGCTGACCTACTAATCGCGTGATGGCCGATCTGAAGGGTGGGTGTCAGCACCGTTTGCGGGAGAGGGCGGTTTGGATTGTCGGGACAGTGGACGTGCAAACGGAGCTGACCTACGGTTATCATGGCGGTTTCGAAGACGGAGCCGCCCTACGATTTCCTGATTTGGCATTAGGGGTCGCTGACGGCAGGTCCGAAGACAGACCTTTCGTACGACGATTGAGTTTTGTTTGAAACTGCAAAACGGGCGCGACCGACAGGTCACGCCCGTTTTCAATTCTGCGGCTGTCAACGCTTAGAGATCGTAGTACATCTCGAACTCGTAGGGAGTCGGTCGAATGCGAATCTCGGCGACTTCCTTTCGTTTTAGCTTTACCCAGCTTTCCAGCAGGTCTTCGGTAAACACGCCGCCAGCCATCAGGTAATCGTGGTCTTCCTCGAGGGAGTTGAGGGCCTTGTTCAGCGAGGTCGGCAGCATGTGCATGTCGGCCAGTTCCTCGGGTTTCATTTCATCGAGGTTGCGATCAAACGGAGTGCCCGGATCGATTTTGTGCTTGATACCATCGAGACCGGCCATGAGCATGGCCGCATACGCAAGGTACGGGTTCATGGTACCGTCGGGGGGCCGGAACTCGAAGCGCATTTGTTTGGGATCGCGCTGGTAGCCGGGAATGCGGATACACGCGGTGCGATTTCCGACCGAATAGGTTCCTGCGATTGGCGCCTCAAACCCGGGTACGAGCCTCTTGAAGGAATTGGTCGACGGGTTGGTGAATGCGAGAAGTGAATCGGCATGCTTGAGCATGCCGCCGATGTACCACAGGCCGATATCGGAGAAGTTTGCCCGGCCGTTTTTGCTGTAGAAGATGGAACCCTTGGCGTCGGCGATATACTGGTGCACATGCAGCCCGGAGCCGGGTTCGTTAAAGAGCGGCTTGGGCATGAAGGTCGCCGATTTTCCGACGCGGAAGGCCTGGTTTTTGACGAAATATTTCACCAGCATGGACTTGTCGGCCATTTCCAGAAGCGGCGCGAACTGCACCTCGATCTCATGCTGGCCGCCGCCGCCCACTTCATGATGGTGATATTTCAGTCCTACACCGACTTTCGCCAGCATGGAGCAGATTTCGGAGCGGAGGTTGTAAATACGGTCCATCGGGGGGGCAATGTGGTAGCCTTTTTTCGATGGGATCTTGTAGCCGAGGTTTTCGCCGTCATCGGGGGCCTGCCACATGGCCTCGCTCGAGCCCAGATCGTAGAAGGCGGTATCGGGTCCCTGGAAGAAGTTCACGCGGTCGAAGATGTAGAATTCGAATTCGGGACCGAGGATGATTTTGGCGCCTTTGATCGTTTTGGTCAAATATGCTTCGGCGTCGGCGGCGACCCGTCGGGGGTTGCGCGAATACGGAAGCACCTTGTCACCGACTTCCATGATGTTGCCCAGCATGGAGAGCGTGGGACG is a window of Candidatus Zixiibacteriota bacterium DNA encoding:
- the glnA gene encoding type I glutamate--ammonia ligase; this translates as MNLDKLKKMVKDNGVEFFDLKFGDLLGLWHHITLPIDELGPGLFTNGVGVDGSSLPGFSRIERGDMIMLPVAETAFIDPFFERPTLSMLGNIMEVGDKVLPYSRNPRRVAADAEAYLTKTIKGAKIILGPEFEFYIFDRVNFFQGPDTAFYDLGSSEAMWQAPDDGENLGYKIPSKKGYHIAPPMDRIYNLRSEICSMLAKVGVGLKYHHHEVGGGGQHEIEVQFAPLLEMADKSMLVKYFVKNQAFRVGKSATFMPKPLFNEPGSGLHVHQYIADAKGSIFYSKNGRANFSDIGLWYIGGMLKHADSLLAFTNPSTNSFKRLVPGFEAPIAGTYSVGNRTACIRIPGYQRDPKQMRFEFRPPDGTMNPYLAYAAMLMAGLDGIKHKIDPGTPFDRNLDEMKPEELADMHMLPTSLNKALNSLEEDHDYLMAGGVFTEDLLESWVKLKRKEVAEIRIRPTPYEFEMYYDL